The window AGCGGCACGCAAGATAACCGCGAGACACGCTCCGTCTATCACATGGGCATCTCGCAGGTCGACGCGTATGTCCCCAGCGCCGACGTCCAGCGCCTCAGTGATTCCGCGTCTCAACGCGTCGAGCCCCTCGGGGCCCCTCGGGTCAGGTGCGGTCACCACGTGGAGCCTGACCGCTCTTCTGGCACTCATGACTCACTCACCAGTCATACTCCCCCCGGGGCGTCACAACGGCCACGTGAACGCATCCGCTACTCAATGTACAGTTTCGTGCAATGATTCCTGAATAGATACATCGGCTCACATGCCTGGGAGTTTGAGACACCATATCCAGCGCGTGTGCTCGATCCGCTATGCGCGGCGGCTATCACATGCCCGGAAGCCCGCACACTGCACCCCCGTGATCCTGGCTATTGATATGTGGTCACACCTGCGTACAGCATACAGAAATCCACGCTCGCACTTCACGTCCTTAGTAAGCGAACGTCGGCACCTCAGATGCAATAGACGCATGAGCTGGTCAAATCGAAATAGCGGGCGCCGACCACAGGCTCAGGTATCATTTGACGGGAGTAGTCGCACAAGCGATTGTGAATTCAGTCATAAAGCGTCGCCGCATGAAGGCCGATACTCTCTTGTGACGGCGTCCTGGTCGACGCTGTATGGCACGCCGCCGGTCGCGACGCGACACGGCAACTTGATTCCCGGCCAAAGGGGGAACGATGATAGCGCGCAGAGTGTTGCTTGTCCTTATGAGCCTCATGATATTCGCGGGGCTCGCCATCCTGCCCGGTTGTGGCGAGGCCGAGACGCCCGCTCCGGCACCGCCGGCGGAGGAGCCAGCGGAAGCCCCATCGATCGACGAGGCCGCTGAGCTCATCGAGGTGACGAACGAGTACCTGAGTTCCGAGTTCTCGCAGAACTGGGTGGTCAACGCCGCAGACCTCAATGACCTGCTGTTCGTGAAGAACGATGATTCGTTCCAGCTGATCGACGTTCGCAGCCCGGAACACTACGCCGCCGGCCACATCGAGGGCGCGATCAACATCCCCTACGAGACGATCGTAGACGAGGACCAGCTCGCGAAGCTCAATCCCGACAAGACGCAGCTAGTTGTCGATTACGACGGCTCTAAGGCGACGGGCGTGGTGTGTGTATACAGCCAGCTCGGTTACGAGGCGATGTTCCTGCGCTTCGGCATCAGTGGCTGGACCACCGACCCGGCACTCTACGGTATCGACGGCGGCAAGGTGTGGGAC is drawn from Clostridiales bacterium and contains these coding sequences:
- a CDS encoding rhodanese-like domain-containing protein, with the translated sequence MIARRVLLVLMSLMIFAGLAILPGCGEAETPAPAPPAEEPAEAPSIDEAAELIEVTNEYLSSEFSQNWVVNAADLNDLLFVKNDDSFQLIDVRSPEHYAAGHIEGAINIPYETIVDEDQLAKLNPDKTQLVVDYDGSKATGVVCVYSQLGYEAMFLRFGISGWTTDPALYGIDGGKVWDGVGADYPVTTEGFTAEPTFDLPTLDTGAADVREVVINATKAFLARGGNTNLITATELNGWIEAGADDFMLITAVSPEHYALGHPEGAINIGRAKLATEGVLKQFDPDKKIVVTCYQGHNSGFMQMFLGQLGYDVYAQRFGLGAWTNNAEVRGVPMYDPAKVQNFPVVTGQ